The window ggtgggggccggCGCGGCCCGGGGCGCGGCGAACGCCAGCGCCCGCCACTCGGCCCGCGCGGCGCGGGGCAGCGCTCCCCCTCGGCGGCGCCCGCGGGCCATGATCTCCGCGGTGTCCAGCCCGTGGCTCACGCAGCTCTCGCACTTCTGCGACGTTGCAGCCTTCACGGCCAGCAGCCTGAGCAGCCTGGGGGCCGCGGGGGCCTTTCCCGGCGCCGCGTCGCCGGCCGCCGACCCGTACGGGCCGCGCGagcccccgccgcccccgccgcgCTACGACCCGtgtgccgccgccgccgccgccaccgccgccaccACCGCCACCCCCGGCGCCCCAGGCCCCCCGCCGCATGCCTACCCGTTCGCGCCGGCCGCtggggccgccgccgccgccgccgccgccgccgagcCCGAGGGCCCCGGGGCCAGCTGCGCGGCCGCCGCCAAGGCGCCGGTGAAGAAGAACGCCAAGGTGGGCAGCGTGAGCGTGCAGCTGGAGATGAAGGCGCTGTGGGACGAGTTCAACCAGCTGGGCACCGAGATGATCGTCACCAAGGCCGGCAGGTCAGCGCGCACCCCCCTCCCTCGCCACGCGCGCCGCCGGGCCGCACACCCCGGGCGTCTCCACACCGAGGGAACCCGGGAGccggatggggggtgggggagggttggAGGACCCCGGCACCTGCGGGGGGAgcccctctgtctctgtctctctctctgtttcgGGCCCCGCCGGGGCTCAGGCGCTCTCAGCGATCCCGGCTCCAGCGACCGTCGCCCGGGTCCCGGAGGCGACAGCGCTAGCCACACGCAAGGCCCCGTACCCGGCCACCGGTGCCTCCAAGGCGCACCGGCCAGGGGAGGAAGCCGGCAGGCGGTGTGTCCCACCCAGGGGAACGTCCTGCTGTGGGTTCCCCGAGTTCAGTCTATGCGGGCAAAATCAAATGGGGGTGGCGGGGCAACGATCAGGGTGATTTTGGGGGGGGGAATTGGGATCCTTTGAAACAGGGAATTCTGCAGCGGTGGCAGTGGCTGCTGGGCCTTCTCTGGCCTAAGTTTCCAGGGATCCTGCGGGCCCCTGCGCCTTCGAATGGGCCTGTGTTTGTTTTAAGGGCTGAGAGAGAAGGGGAACAAGTTTTGCGATGCCACCAATTTGACCAGCACACAAAGGCCGGTGCTGGGCTGTGTCTATATACACACGGAGACACCAGCTCCCCAGGCCCGCGTAGCCGAGGGCAGCCACGGCCTGTTTGCAGAGCTGCTGGAGGTTTCCCTTTCCAATTCCCGCCGTCCTCCTTGGGGAGCTCGGGGCTTGTGCTCGGCTGCGGCTCCCAGGGCCCTCCATGCCGTCCCTGGCCACCCCCCTGGTGTCCCCCAGGCAGGGAACGAGGCCTGCGGCCCGTGCCTCCTTCGTCCTGGGACAGCCCGCCTGCCCCGAGCCCAGCAAGGCCTGGCTTCACCCCGGGACAGAACTTCTGCAGCAACCCGCGGCCGGCAGGGGCTTTGGGTGCGGGTGGCAGGGAGCTCCCTCTCGAGGGCCGGCTCCTGGGCACCTACCTGTGAGCTGCCCGCTGCCCCCGGAGGGTGAGGGACTCGGCCGCTGGTGGCTCTCCAGGGCCCAGGCCAGGCCCAGCAGTCTATCCGCCTTCCTTGCAGGGGCCTTTCCAGGGCCTGGTGGGGGATCACCAGACACGGAGCCAGGCCCCAGGGAGAAGGGGGAGATTTAGGGGAGCAGGAAGGCGCGCCCTAGGGAGCACAGTGTGTGGGAAGTGGGGCTTGCGAGGGTCCTGCGGAGAGACGGAGGTGGAGCAGTCCGGGGCTCCAAGGCCTTACCTGGCTGGTGAGCCGGGGCGCTACGGGACAGGCCCCGTGCACGGCCTCAGAGTCACCCAGGCCATGCCGGTTTCACTTTGTTGGAACCGGGAGCACCTGAGACCGAGACAGGGGAGGCTCCACTGGGGGCCGGGAAGCTGGGGGCCTGCGTCCTGGGAGCCCCGCTGGGCTGGCTCCGGAGCAGAGGCTCGCTGGGAACGGGCAAGGGCCAAGCTGGGTCTACGCAGGCCAAGGTGGCTGAAGCCGCCGTGGGCTGGAGGCCTGAGAAGCGTGGAGGCCTGGCTCCAGCGCCAGCGCCGGGGTTCGGCAAAGGAGGGCAGGGGGCTGCAGTtgaaagggaggggagagaggagatGCAGGGGCCTTTGtgtggcctggggtgggggtggggggctgccctGCTGCTCCCCTGCCCGAGGTGACCCCAGCCCTGACCCCACAGGCGCATGTTTCCCACCTTCCAAGTAAAACTGTTCGGCATGGACCCTATGGCCGACTACATGCTTCTCATGGATTTTGTGCCGGTAGATGACAAGCGCTACCGGTGAGCGCCCGCTGCCCCGGGGGGTCCCGCGGGCCGGGTCTGTGCGTAGGAACCCCCCTCCACCCCCGGCCCTGATGTCCACCGCTCTCCAGTTGCCCCTCCGCATCCTGGGGCCCCATCCCCAGTTAGTCCTTCCCAGGAGcgcccacctccacccccattgGCCACAGGGGCTGTGGCTGGGGTCCTCTGATCCAGGCTAGACATCCCCTCCATCAGCCCCGGCCCTTCCCCCCGCCAGGGCGCTCCCTGCAgccccttcccccttctctggGGTGCGAGGGGCCCCAGCCTGGCAGGAAAGGTGGGGTGGCCGGGAGAGAGATTATACAGGGCGGGCCTCAGCGGCCCAGACAATTAACAGCAATTAATAAAATGAGCGTGGACCGCCCTGTGCCCCAGGCCGACGGCGCGGGTCCGAATCCGGGAAGCTCTCAGAAGGGCGGGCAGGGAGGTCCACTGCAGACAGGCGGACCCGCATGAGGCGAAACGGGGCTCGCTCTGGGAGCCTGGCctgtccacccccccccccccagcccccagcccccgggGCTCTGGGCACACTCCCGCCTCCATTCTGCTTTGTGAATTAGGGGGTGGGCAGGAGTTTCCccgttctgtgtgtgtgtgtgtgtgtgtgtgtgtgtgtgtgtgtgtgtgtgtgtgtgtgtggctgtgcCCCCATAATCTTGCGCATTTTCCACTCCACCCCCGGGGAAAGACTCTGCCTAAGGAGCAAGGCGGTCTCAGCGCACCCCCAGCCTGACACCCCGACGCGGGGCgctcccccctcctccccgcccccaggTATGCCTTCCACAGCTCTTCCTGGCTGGTGGCCGGGAAGGCAGACCCCGCCACGCCGGGCCGCGTGCATTACCACCCGGACTCGCCAGCCAAGGGAGCCCAGTGGATGAAGCAGATTGTGTCCTTTGACAAGCTCAAACTGACCAACAATCTGCTGGATGACAACGGCCACGTGAGGGACCCCTGCCCCCAGGCTCCCGTGgggtcacccccacccccacccccaccggggAGCCACCGATCCAGTTGGGAGATGGTCCCCACGTAAACTAGTGGAAACGGGCTCCCATGGCCTGGTGGGCCTCGGGCTGGGAGCAGGGGCTGCTCTCCTCTGGACACCCTCACTCCTGAGCCTTCGCTGGACGTTTTCTCCAACTGGCACGGGTGGGGCTGTGAAGGGGGGAGCAGGAGGCTTGGTGCAATCGAACCCGGGGAGGTGTCCTCCGGTGGCGGCTGCCTTGCTCCGGGACTTCAGGACTCCgggttcccccacccccaccccgcactcCTCAGTTTTCCGCAACCCTCCCCGTCGCGGGGTTCCCCCACCCAACCCCAACCCCCGGTGCCCGGCTCTCAAGCAGGGGGTGCCCTGGGCAGCCCCGTTGCAGAAGTTGAGCCGGCCGGCCGGCCTTGCCTTTCAGATTATTCTGAACTCCATGCATCGGTACCAGCCCCGCTTCCACGTGGTTTATGTGGACCCGCGCAAGGACAGCGAGAAATACGCCGAGGAGAATTTCAAAACCTTCGTTTTCGAGGAGACGCGCTTCACGGCGGTCACGGCATACCAGAATCACCGGGTGAGGGACCGCGGGGAGACCCCGGGGACCACAGGGCCGCCTTCCCCGCCTGGCTCACGCGCGCACTCCGCGCGTCCCGGGGATATGTGGCTGGGTGCGGGGGGAGCGGGGAAGGATGCGCAGGCGGCTGGGGACGGCCGGCTGGGGGTCCCCGCGAGCGCGAGGGCGCGCGACCCGGCGCACTCCGACCCCCAAGGGCACGCAACGCccggcccctcccctcccctcctctcccctcccgcCCGCCCCGCAGCCCGGCCTCCTATCGGCCTGACCCCTCAAGCGGCAACTGTCACTGCGGCCTGAAAGTTTGTTTTCCAAACCATTCCGGAAACTCCCCATCAGGGGCCTGATGCGCACGGTTCGCCCGGATTCCCAGGCGCGAGTCCGCTGCCCACAGCAGGCGGTGGGAGGCCGGGCAGAGCCACCGCGCGACCCTCCCCGATCCGGGGAGGCAGGGTCCCAGTCCCTTCCTCCTGGGACGGAAAAGAGGGGTTCGTTGGCGTGAGAGGGAGCTCCCCAGGCTCCTTGCTGCGGAAGAGAG is drawn from Tamandua tetradactyla isolate mTamTet1 chromosome 5, mTamTet1.pri, whole genome shotgun sequence and contains these coding sequences:
- the TBX1 gene encoding T-box transcription factor TBX1; translated protein: MISAVSSPWLTQLSHFCDVAAFTASSLSSLGAAGAFPGAASPAADPYGPREPPPPPPRYDPCAAAAAATAATTATPGAPGPPPHAYPFAPAAGAAAAAAAAAEPEGPGASCAAAAKAPVKKNAKVGSVSVQLEMKALWDEFNQLGTEMIVTKAGRRMFPTFQVKLFGMDPMADYMLLMDFVPVDDKRYRYAFHSSSWLVAGKADPATPGRVHYHPDSPAKGAQWMKQIVSFDKLKLTNNLLDDNGHIILNSMHRYQPRFHVVYVDPRKDSEKYAEENFKTFVFEETRFTAVTAYQNHRITQLKIASNPFAKGFRDCDPEDWPRNHRPGALPLLSAFARSRNPVASPTQPNGAEKDAAEARREFERDAGAPAVLGDPAHPPQLLARVLSPALPGTAGPGGLVALPCAPGGRPSPPHPELRLEPPGASEPLHHHPYKYPAATYDHYLGAKSRPAPYPLPGLRGHGYHPHAHPHPHAHAHHHPAVSPAAAAAAAAAAAAAAAAANMYSSAGAAPPASYDYCPR